The genomic region TCTATTAAAAATGAACCTTCTGCCACATCAGCAGTCTTATTCCTGAATGTTAAAGGTGAACCTATGCGCTTCTTCATAAGGCCCGGTCCCACCAAAATGCAGCTTCAGCCTTTAATAACGAACGGCGGAGGAATCGTCTGCCGGACCCAGGAGCCGAGCGCCATTTTGTTAGCCGATCCGGGTGACATCACCGGCGCTGTAGGGAGTGCCAGCCATTTTTACATCTCCACCCAGTACGTTCACGACTGTGTGGCACAGAACCAGCAGTTAGACATCGAAAGCTACAGGTTCAGCAATGTACGGCCCATCCAGACGAGGGCGGCGTCACAGAAACGGCAAGGTACGGGACGAATGGGTTACTCTCTTGAGGATGACATGGCCATCTTGAATTTTATCGCCAAACATCAGAAAGAAGCAAAAGGCAACCGGATTTGGCAACAAATGGAGCGTCAGCAAGTCACCGGTCATAGCTGGCAGTCCATGAAGGACCGGTTTCTAAAGCACCTGCAGCATAAGCTGCAACAGAAAACCCctgagaataaaaagaaagttaGCCCACTGAAAGAGAGCCCTTCTTCTCAGGGTGATACCCCTCAGCCTACGCCAAAGAAGACGCCCAAAAAGAAAGCGGCGGTAGTTTCGTCCTCCGATTCAGACGCCACACAAATCAGCCAGGAGCATGAGGAAGGAACAACAGAACAACTAGAGCTCCATCCTGAAGAAACCAGCAGAAATGCAGAAACGAGGCACAGAGATGAAATCAGGGAGGAAGTGAGAAGAGAGACTGATGGTGATGAGTCAGAGCAACAGCAACAGTGTGACCGCGAGCAGCCTGAGGTTTCAGCTAAAAGAGCCAGAATGGACACGGACTCACCGGTGGAGGATACGGCATCCGGTATTTCAATTCATCTTACGATCGCAGGGGAAAAtattatgaatgaatttataaaAGACGGCAGTGCAACAAGTGTCATCTCGACAGagattctatctatctgtctacctccttatctatctatctatc from Hemibagrus wyckioides isolate EC202008001 linkage group LG21, SWU_Hwy_1.0, whole genome shotgun sequence harbors:
- the terf2ip gene encoding telomeric repeat-binding factor 2-interacting protein 1; its protein translation is MSSIKNEPSATSAVLFLNVKGEPMRFFIRPGPTKMQLQPLITNGGGIVCRTQEPSAILLADPGDITGAVGSASHFYISTQYVHDCVAQNQQLDIESYRFSNVRPIQTRAASQKRQGTGRMGYSLEDDMAILNFIAKHQKEAKGNRIWQQMERQQVTGHSWQSMKDRFLKHLQHKLQQKTPENKKKVSPLKESPSSQGDTPQPTPKKTPKKKAAVVSSSDSDATQISQEHEEGTTEQLELHPEETSRNAETRHRDEIREEVRRETDGDESEQQQQCDREQPEVSAKRARMDTDSPVEDTASGPNDQSSPPSENRNSHKPAKPSALSILEKAAREFEDSQMIDGSQEGRPQSQDSANNVLDTDESQIMAARERAVREQEANPEHPNDSATAAQNHRSIPGSEDDDADAGPSSDALPITSNAHMFLFQQESQEEPSQPCEEDQPSQSLVETKQHVVKLMQESKKDLVEVMKALLKASGDASLALSFLREGYDPEVHGPVWTRHDDKMLLSDDSFESERLQEKYGPEGVSKRAAFLKADLLHKKNAMSF